GGATGCGCCGTCTGCTCCGCAACCGCAGCCGCATACCGCAGAGGAGCAGACCGCAGAGGGACCGGGTGCGGCGCCCTCCCCTCCATCGGCAACGGATGAGGATGCGCTGCTCTCCTCGCTGCTCGGCAGCGCGGAGGCGGCGCCGACCGGGGATGTGGAAGAGGAGGAGGAGATCCTCGATCTCTCCGGTGCCGCCGGCGGAACCACGGAGGAGGATCTGGAGGCGCTGCTCTCCTCGCTCGAAGGCGGGGCGGAGGGGCCGACGCCAGAGGAGGCGGAGCCCGGTGACGACGCGGGCGGGGAGCATACGGTGCAGGAGGAGGCGTCGACGGGGGAGCTCTCCTTCGATCTCTCCGGCATCGACCTCTCCCGGGCCCGGGTGGAAGAGTCGAGGATCGACACCGAACCATCGCCCGATGCAGGGGATCTCGAGTTCGACGCCACCGGCCTGGACCTCTCCGGCATCACCCTGCCCGGAGCGGCGGCCGCGGCCGCCGCTACCCCGGAGGAGGCCACCCCCTCCGAAGAGGCGCCCGCAGAGGTGGCGGCGCAGACCACGGCACACCCCGAAACCGATGGCGGCATCGACGGGCCATCCACGGCGGAATCGCAAGAGGATACGCCTGCAGCCGACGACGGCGCCACGGCGGAATCGCAAGAGGATACGCCTGCAGCCGACGACGGCGCCACGGCTGAGAGGCAGGAGGAGGAATCGGTACCGCCCGCATCCGGGACGGAAGGGGCCGGTGACCCGCTGGAGATCTCCCTGGAGATGGACGACCTCGACGCCCTGCTGGCCGAGGAGGCCCCTTCCTCCGCGCCCCCCCAGGGGGATCGCCCCGACGCAACGGCGGCCGAGGAGGGCCGGAAGCGGAACGAGAAGGGATCGGCCCCATCCATGGATGACGAGCTGGGCGCCCTGCTCGACGGGCTCGACGAGCTCGATTTCGACGGCGGAACCGGAAAGTAGCACCGCTCCCCCTCCGCCTCCTACTCGCCCTGCTGCTGGTCGGCGCCACACTGGCCTGCGATACGCTCCGGCGCTCGGCGGCCGCCCTGGCCCTGCTTCTGGCCCTGCTGCTGCTGCAGGGGCATGCGCCGCAGACGTTGGTCCGTTGCTGGCGCACGACCCGCTGGCTGCTCGCCCCCATCGCCCTGCTCCACCTCGCCTTCACCCCCGGCATGCTGCTCTGGCCGCAACTGCCCTGGTCCCCCTCGATCGAGGGGGCTGCGGCCGCCGCCCGGCAGTCGCTGCGGTTGATCGACTGGTTCCTCGCCGCCAGCGCCGCCTTCCACCTGCTCACCCCCGAGGAATGGCGCTGCTGCATGCAGCGGTTGCCGCTGCCCGCGCAGTGGCGGTTGGCCGTCACCGCTCTGCCGCCGCTGCTCGCCGCCTCACGGATCATGATCGGCCGCATGCGCCAGCGCTGGCGATTGGAGAGGGGGCGGCTGCGCGATCTCCCCATCGCCGCTGCCGCCTGCGTGGCGTTGGTGCTCACGCTGGCCGACCGGCAGGCCGAGGCCCACTGGCTGGCCGAACCATACGGTGAAGAGGGATGATGGTTTCGCAAGAAACCATCATCGCAGCCTTGGAGGGCTGCGCAAATCCGGAGGTTGCGCATGCAAGCGACGGATTTGTAAGGCAATCGAAGACCGCGCTCTTCGATTGCCGTCAAGCAAAAAGTCCACGGACGGACTTTTTGCGATTCGATCAGGGATGACCGAGGAAGCAATCCAGCGCATCGTGCTGGTGCTCGAGTACGACGGCGCCCCTTGGTGCGGCTGGCAGCGTCAGCGCAACGGCACCGCCGTGCAGGCGCTGCTCGATCGGGCGCTGGTCGCGATCGACGGCACCCCACCGACGACGGTCGCCGCCGGCCGGACCGACGCCGGCGTCCATGCGCTGGCCATGGCGGTCCACGCCGATGTCGATCGCGCGCGCTGGCGGCGGGCGCCGGGCGCCTACCTGCACGGCGTCAACGCCCATCTGCCCGAGAGCGTGCGGGTGGTGGCCATCCGCGCGGTGGAGGCCGGCTTCCACGCCCGCTTCGACTGCCTGCAGCGACGCTACCGCTACCGCATCTGGAACCGCAGCGCCGCCCCCAGCGCGCTGGAGCGGTGGCGTCACTGGTGGATGCCGCGCCCGCTCGACCTGGAGGCGATGCGCGCCGCCGCCGCCTGCCTGCTCGGCGAACACGACTTCTCCGCCTTCCGGGCCGCCGGCTGCCAGGCGCGCCACGCCGTCCGCCGCATCGACGCGCTGGAGATCGCGCGCAGCGGTCACGAGATCCGGATCGAGATCGCCGCCGACGCCTTCCTCTACCACATGGTGCGCACCATCGTCGGCACGCTGGTCGAGTGCGGTACCGGTCGCCGCCCGCCCGAGACCATTCCGGAGCTGCTCGCCGGCGGAGAGCGGTCGCAGGCCGGCCCCAACGCCCCGGCGCACGGCCTCTACTTCATCGACGCCCGCTACCGCGACTTCTCCAGCGCGGCGCTGGCCGGGGGATGGCAAAGGTGACGGGTTCGCAGCAGACCGCCGTCGCCGCCCTCTTCGACCGGGATGGTCCGCTGGCCACCGCCCTCCCGGGCTTCCGCCCCCGCCGCGAGCAGCAGCTACTGGCCGGACGGATCGCACGGACCATGGCCGAGGGCTCCTGCCTGATCGCCGAGGCGGAGACCGGCACCGGCAAGACGTTGGCCTATCTGGTGCCGGCGCTGACCAGTGATCAGAAGGTGCTGATCTCGACCCACACCAAGGCGTTGCAGGACCAGCTGATGCATCGCGACCTGCCGGCGGTCCGCCGCGCGTTGGGACGAAGCCGTGCCGTCGCCCTGCTCAAGGGGCGGAGCAACTACCTCTGCCCCCACCGGCTGGAGCAGGCGCTGACCAGCCAACAACTGGAGCTGTGGCAGGAGGCGCCGCTGCTGCAGGTCCAGGCCTGGGCGGAGCGAAGCCGCGACGGCGACCTCTCCGGCCTCCCCTTCGACCCGGTGCGCCGGGGAATCGCCGGCCAGATCACCGCCACCGCCGAACAGTGCCTCGGCGGCAACTGCCCCGAGTTCGGCCGCTGCCCGCTGATGAAGGCGCGCCAGCGGGCGCAGGATGCCGACATCGTGATCAGCAACCACAGCCTGCTGTTGGCCGACGCCCGGCTCAAGGCGGGGGAGTTCGGCGCCGTCCTGCCCGAGTTCGACGCCATGATCCTCGACGAGGCGCACGGTCTGCCGATGCTGGCCAGCCACCACTTCGGCATCCAGCTCACCCGCCACCGCATCCTCTGGTGGATCCGCGACGCCAAGGCGGCACTGGAGGGGGCGGGTGCCCCCGAGTCATTGATCGGCCGGATCGACCGGGAGGGAGGGAGCGTGCTCGAACAGTGGCCCCACGCCCCCATCGACCGGCTGGCCGAGGCGTGGAACCGGCTGCTGGGTCTGATCGATGCGGAGTGGCGCGAAGAGGAGGAGCTTGCCCGGATCGACGAACGGGGCAGGGAGATCGCCGCCGATTTCGCCGCGCTGCAGCAGCCGCAGGAGGGGTACGTCGCCTGGGAGGAGGGGGAGGGCGACCGGCGCGGCTGGCGCGCGGCCCCGGTGGAGACCGGGCCCGTGCTCGATGCCTTCCTCTGGCACTCCCCCGCCGCCTTCGTCCTGCTCTCGGCCACCTTCCGCATCTCCGGCCGGTTCGACCACATCAAGGCACAGCTCGGCCTACCCGAGGCGGAGGAGTCGTTCCACCCCTCCCCGTTCGACTATGCCAATCAGGCGCTGATCTACATCCCCGAGGGGTTGCCGCCGACGACCAGCGACCATGGCGTGGCGCGGGCGGTCGAGCAGATGGAGTCGCTGCTGCGCGCCTCCCACGGGCGCGCCTTCGTGCTGTTCACCTCCTACCGCATGCTGCAGATCGTCGCGCCCCGACTGCAAGCCGCCCTCCCCTGGCCGGTGCTGATCCAGGGAGAAGGCGAGCCGCGCGATGCGCTGCTTGCGCGCTTCCGCGACCAGACCGATTCGGTGCTGTGCGGCACACGCAGCTTCTGGGAGGGGGTCGATGTGCCGGGGGAGACGCTGTCGATGGTGATCATCGACAAGCTCCCCTTCGCACCGCCCGACGATCCGCTACTCGCCGCCCGCATCCGCCATTGCGAGGAGGGCGGCGGCAACGGCTTCCGCGACATCCAGCTGCCCGAGGCGATCGCCGTGCTGCGTCAGGGGGTGGGCCGGTTGATCCGCAGCGAGCGCGACCGCGGTGTGATGGCCATCCTCGACAGCCGACTGCGAAGCAGGCCCTACGGCCGGGAGATCATGCGCAACCTGCCGCCGGCGCCGCTGTGCGGCGATCTGGCCGAGGTACGCTGGTTCTTTGAGGGGGAGTAATGCCGGCATCGCCACCAGT
This genomic stretch from Zetaproteobacteria bacterium harbors:
- the truA gene encoding tRNA pseudouridine(38-40) synthase TruA, translated to MTEEAIQRIVLVLEYDGAPWCGWQRQRNGTAVQALLDRALVAIDGTPPTTVAAGRTDAGVHALAMAVHADVDRARWRRAPGAYLHGVNAHLPESVRVVAIRAVEAGFHARFDCLQRRYRYRIWNRSAAPSALERWRHWWMPRPLDLEAMRAAAACLLGEHDFSAFRAAGCQARHAVRRIDALEIARSGHEIRIEIAADAFLYHMVRTIVGTLVECGTGRRPPETIPELLAGGERSQAGPNAPAHGLYFIDARYRDFSSAALAGGWQR
- a CDS encoding ATP-dependent DNA helicase, with amino-acid sequence MAKVTGSQQTAVAALFDRDGPLATALPGFRPRREQQLLAGRIARTMAEGSCLIAEAETGTGKTLAYLVPALTSDQKVLISTHTKALQDQLMHRDLPAVRRALGRSRAVALLKGRSNYLCPHRLEQALTSQQLELWQEAPLLQVQAWAERSRDGDLSGLPFDPVRRGIAGQITATAEQCLGGNCPEFGRCPLMKARQRAQDADIVISNHSLLLADARLKAGEFGAVLPEFDAMILDEAHGLPMLASHHFGIQLTRHRILWWIRDAKAALEGAGAPESLIGRIDREGGSVLEQWPHAPIDRLAEAWNRLLGLIDAEWREEEELARIDERGREIAADFAALQQPQEGYVAWEEGEGDRRGWRAAPVETGPVLDAFLWHSPAAFVLLSATFRISGRFDHIKAQLGLPEAEESFHPSPFDYANQALIYIPEGLPPTTSDHGVARAVEQMESLLRASHGRAFVLFTSYRMLQIVAPRLQAALPWPVLIQGEGEPRDALLARFRDQTDSVLCGTRSFWEGVDVPGETLSMVIIDKLPFAPPDDPLLAARIRHCEEGGGNGFRDIQLPEAIAVLRQGVGRLIRSERDRGVMAILDSRLRSRPYGREIMRNLPPAPLCGDLAEVRWFFEGE